The DNA sequence CATTGGTGATGCGCATGTTCGCCGCATCGTAAATAATCTTCTTTCCCTGCCCCGCACGGAGGGCCACAATGCCGAGCAACATTGTCTCAGTGAGCGCCGCCGCATACGAGAAGGGCGAGCTCGCCGTACCAATGCCCTTGCACGCATTCGTCCAGTTCACCTCGTGCCGCTCTGGGATGCGCGCAATGGTCTTGGGCACCTTGGCCGCACGTTCCGTAAGACCCACGGGATACAACTTGGGATTGGCGCCGTACGTGTCGTGCAACAAAATCCCCTTCTCGCCGTGGAATATCACGCCGCCTTCGCGCTGCATCACCGCGTCGTCCGGCAAGGCATCGGGGCGCGGCGGCTGCAGTCCGCCATCGTACCAGCTCAACTTCACGGGCGGCTGTTTGCCGCGCGCGGCAAACTCATAGTGCACCACCATCGCTTGCGGGTAGGTCACCTGGCGTGAGCGCGGCCCCGTTTGCGGCGGCGGCACAATCGGCGTGGTGCCCCACGGCGAACTTGTGGCCTCGACGCTCGTGGGCTGCCCAAGATTCAGCGCCCAGAACGGATGATCCACCAAATGCGCGCCCATGTCGCCGAGCGCGCCCACGCCAAACTCCACCCATCCGCGCCAGTTGAACGGATGATAGATAGGGTGATACGGCAAATTCTCCGGCGTGCCGCCGAGGTAGAGCTCCCAGTTCAGCTGCTTGGGCACCGGATAGCTCAGCGACCCCATCGCCGCCGCCGTGGCCGCGTTGATGTTCCCCATTCCCCAACTCGGCACCGCACCGGCCACCATCGGCTGCGGAACGAGCGGACGCGGAATGCCCTGCGGCCAGATGGGACGATTGGTCCAGATGTCCACGGAGCGCACTTTGCCAATGAGGCCGGCCTGAATCCACTCGTTGATCAGGCGCGCGCCTTCGGTGGAGTGCCCTTGATTGCCCATCTGCGTGACGAGCTTGGGATTCTCCGCGGCGAGGCGCGCGAGCGTGCGCGCTTCATACACCGTGGTCGTGAGCGGCTTCTGCACATACACGTGCTTGCCGAGCTGCATTGCCGCTTTGGTGATAATCGCGTGATTGTGATCGGGGGTGGCGACGACGACCCCGTCAATGTCGGGGCTCTTCTCGAGCATCTCGCGGAAGTCGGCGTATTTTTTTGCTTTGTCAAACTGCTCGCGGAGCTTTACGCCCTCGGGGCGCGGCGTGCCGTCACGGTTTTTCTCTTTGCCCGTGACTTCGGAGTTGGAGAACACCATATCCACGTCGCACACGGCCACGAGGTTGGCGCCAGAGTTTACGAGCACTTCCGCGTTGCCCGAACCCATGCCACCAAAACCGGCCACGGCAAAATTCATCATGTCGCTCGGCGCCGTGTACCCTGGCCCGCCGAGCACGTGACGCGGCACGATCATCGGAAACTTGGGTGCCACAAAGGCGGCAGCGAGCGCGGCTTTGGCGCTGTTCTCCACAAACTCACGGCGACTCTGCGACTGGTCGTTCTCAGACATAGTGCTCGGCTCCCGGCGCATTGAGGTGACGCTAGGAAAGTCGCACCGAGGCGGCCGGGAGGCCAGAGGGTGTGCGGCGCGCCCGTCCGAGTTGGGCGCGCCACACTCTCTGCGGACGGGCTAGGGCGCGCCGCCCTGACTCTCCTGCTCCACCAATCGCCGAGCCGCCAGCAGGAGGAGCGCGCTGACCACCAGTCCGAGCGCGCCGCTCAGACGCAGCTCTGTAACTCCCGGCGCCATCACCTGCCGCGTTCCCTCATACGCAATGCCGAGAATAGCCGACACCATCCATGCCATTGCCGAGGTGAGCGCAAAGGCACGCAACGCCATGAAGAAGCCAATGATGGCCAGCACCGCCACTCCCGCTGCTAAGGCGGGATGCGTGAGATTGCCGCCGCCGTCTGTCGTGAGCGAGAAAGCGCCACCCAATGCGCCAAAGGCCAGCAGCAATCCCACCCGTTTGGCATTGGACTGTGTGATCAGCAAAAAGACAAACGCTATGATGGCCGAAACCGCCACGCTCATCAGAATCGTCGCCGGCACACTCAGCGGGAGCGCCAAGGCGGGGATGGCATTGCCGAGCAGCACGCCTTCAACCGGCGCATCCGGAATCCGCGCCGTGCTAATCCACGGCATGACGCCAGCGAACGTCGCGCGTGCGCCGGCGAGACCGAGGCCCGCAATGAGCGTGGTGGACCACGCATTGCTACCGCGGGCGAAGAACGGAATGCCCACGCGGCGGCGAAGCCCGTCGAAGGCGGTCCACACACCGGCGAGGAACGCGACGAGCGCCAGCGACATCACCGTGCTGAGCCCCGTGGTGGACACAAAGCTCCGCCACCGCTCGGCGGTGTCGTAGCCGGCGAGAGTGGCAGGCAAGCCGTTGATGGACGTTGCGAGCTGCAGCACGGCGAGCACGCTGAGTGCGATCCAGATGCGTGGCCGCGTGGCGGGGCGGTCTTCAATGAGATTTTTGCGACGGCCGCGCACATACACGGCACCGCCAACAATGAAACCGAACATTAGCACGCCAACGCCCGCGCCCACGGCCATGATGGTGGAGCGCCGTTTGCGATCGGCGCGCACAAACGACTCGGGCAGTTCAATGCCGCGGCGCACCAGCGTCACTTCGTTCCCCGCCACCG is a window from the Gemmatimonadota bacterium genome containing:
- a CDS encoding Gfo/Idh/MocA family oxidoreductase → MSENDQSQSRREFVENSAKAALAAAFVAPKFPMIVPRHVLGGPGYTAPSDMMNFAVAGFGGMGSGNAEVLVNSGANLVAVCDVDMVFSNSEVTGKEKNRDGTPRPEGVKLREQFDKAKKYADFREMLEKSPDIDGVVVATPDHNHAIITKAAMQLGKHVYVQKPLTTTVYEARTLARLAAENPKLVTQMGNQGHSTEGARLINEWIQAGLIGKVRSVDIWTNRPIWPQGIPRPLVPQPMVAGAVPSWGMGNINAATAAAMGSLSYPVPKQLNWELYLGGTPENLPYHPIYHPFNWRGWVEFGVGALGDMGAHLVDHPFWALNLGQPTSVEATSSPWGTTPIVPPPQTGPRSRQVTYPQAMVVHYEFAARGKQPPVKLSWYDGGLQPPRPDALPDDAVMQREGGVIFHGEKGILLHDTYGANPKLYPVGLTERAAKVPKTIARIPERHEVNWTNACKGIGTASSPFSYAAALTETMLLGIVALRAGQGKKIIYDAANMRITNVPEANAYLTREYRKGWEV